The Flavobacterium piscisymbiosum genome includes a region encoding these proteins:
- a CDS encoding DUF6520 family protein — protein MKTLFLKNVLPAAVVALAISGAFLTTSMQSAPEKSAVAFKWGYVPNANGTCSSIQVPCSDIQKPQLCQMGTAGAVAYERDNQNNCVQPLYRLVNGQ, from the coding sequence ATGAAGACTTTATTTTTAAAAAATGTACTGCCAGCTGCTGTTGTAGCTTTGGCAATTTCCGGAGCATTCCTAACAACTTCAATGCAAAGCGCGCCGGAAAAAAGTGCTGTGGCATTTAAATGGGGTTATGTACCTAATGCCAATGGAACATGTTCCAGTATACAGGTTCCCTGCAGTGATATTCAAAAGCCACAGTTGTGCCAGATGGGTACTGCTGGTGCGGTTGCCTATGAACGTGACAATCAAAACAATTGCGTTCAGCCCTTATATCGTCTTGTGAATGGACAATAA
- a CDS encoding SusC/RagA family TonB-linked outer membrane protein gives MKKISFHKGGKALCCLFLMGFLSSFSSLSSKNIIRNTANFIQQHQIQGTITDGTSPLPGVTISIKNKLNSATISDYSGQYLFAASPLDTLIVSFIGYKTAYIAVNGRKVVDVQLLYDTTTLQEVRVNAGYYSVKESERTGSIARITSKDIEVQPVTNVLATMQARMAGVSITQNTGVPGGGFEIKIRGQNSLRVDANAPLYIIDGVPYSSESIGSYNTGTTFPTQSSPLNNINPDSIESIEVLKDADATSIYGSRGANGVVLITTKKGKAGKTKFSVTASTGAGRVTKFIKLMNTQQYLSMRRQAFVNDGITQYNPWDYDVNGTWDQNRYTDWQKELIGGTAQITDLQGSVSGGSDNTQFLLSGSYHTESTVFPGSFMYKKGGSQISLNHHSVDQKFRLSFSAGFNTQDNDQPSYDYTYDARTLPPNAPALYNADGTLNWENGTWQNPLRNLNTKFESKTNDLTANTVLSYEIIPGLTAKGNFGYTNLDNNETRIIPSTIYNPAYNVSSARSVIFLNNTNRSSWIIEPQISWKKDLGSSKIDLLLGSTFQSQQTSRISQSGTGFTSNSLIYNLAAAKITRVLLSDEALYKYQAFFGRVNYNFQQRYILNLTARRDGSSRFGPGNQFANFGAAGLAWLFSNEAFMRGASWLSFGKLRTSYGTTGNDQIGDYQFLDTYSNTGVIYNGTAGLSPTRLFNPNFGWEINKKLEAALEIGFLQDRIFTTAAWYQNRSSNQLVGFPLPGSTGFTSYQANLDATVQNTGLEFTLRTINISGGSFTWTTNLNLTFAKNKLVRFPGLENSTYNEQYRIGQPLNIELLYKFKGVDPQTGIYSFEDLNNDGQITFPEDQQTIVDLNPKYYGGLQNQLVYKRLSLDFLFQFVKQKNRIYPMGPAGMMSNQQQRMTDSWTKAGDQTPYQIYTTGYNYDALNGDYLYYDSTASFTDASFIRLKNISLSYNLPLGLNSTQCKVMIQGQNLITFTKYKDGDPEFTSYGFLPPLKVLTVGIQLTF, from the coding sequence ATGAAAAAAATTTCATTTCACAAGGGTGGCAAGGCTCTTTGTTGCCTGTTTTTAATGGGTTTCTTATCGTCTTTCTCCTCTTTATCTTCCAAAAATATAATCCGGAATACTGCAAATTTTATTCAACAACATCAAATTCAGGGTACTATCACCGATGGTACGAGTCCGTTGCCTGGTGTAACTATTTCCATTAAGAATAAATTAAATTCTGCGACCATATCTGATTACAGTGGACAGTATTTATTTGCTGCATCACCGTTGGATACTTTGATTGTATCTTTCATAGGATATAAAACGGCTTACATTGCTGTTAATGGGCGCAAAGTTGTAGACGTTCAGCTTCTTTATGATACAACTACACTTCAAGAAGTACGAGTGAATGCTGGATATTATTCCGTCAAAGAAAGTGAACGTACAGGAAGTATTGCGCGAATTACGTCCAAAGATATTGAGGTACAGCCTGTCACTAATGTGTTGGCTACTATGCAGGCTCGTATGGCAGGAGTCAGCATTACACAAAATACGGGGGTGCCCGGCGGAGGTTTTGAAATCAAAATCAGGGGACAGAATAGTCTGCGAGTTGATGCGAACGCTCCGCTTTATATTATTGATGGTGTACCTTATTCCTCTGAATCCATAGGATCCTATAATACAGGAACAACATTTCCAACACAATCAAGTCCCTTAAACAACATAAATCCCGACTCGATTGAAAGCATTGAAGTGCTTAAAGATGCCGATGCCACTTCAATTTATGGCTCTCGGGGAGCCAACGGTGTTGTTTTAATAACTACAAAAAAAGGAAAAGCTGGTAAAACCAAATTTTCAGTTACCGCTTCAACTGGCGCTGGAAGGGTCACAAAGTTTATAAAACTCATGAACACTCAGCAGTATTTATCCATGCGCAGACAGGCATTTGTGAACGATGGAATTACACAGTATAATCCGTGGGATTACGATGTCAACGGAACGTGGGATCAAAACCGCTATACAGACTGGCAGAAGGAACTCATAGGCGGAACTGCTCAGATTACAGACCTTCAAGGATCTGTATCTGGTGGTTCCGATAATACCCAATTTCTACTCAGTGGGTCTTATCATACAGAGTCAACCGTGTTTCCTGGCAGTTTTATGTATAAAAAAGGAGGTAGCCAGATTAGTCTCAACCATCATTCCGTCGATCAGAAATTCAGGCTATCTTTTTCAGCAGGCTTTAATACTCAGGATAATGACCAACCGTCTTATGATTATACCTATGACGCAAGAACCCTGCCTCCTAACGCTCCGGCACTATATAATGCAGACGGAACCTTAAATTGGGAGAACGGAACTTGGCAGAATCCGCTGCGAAACCTCAACACAAAATTTGAATCCAAAACCAACGATTTGACAGCCAATACCGTTCTATCCTACGAAATCATTCCCGGACTTACAGCAAAAGGAAATTTCGGATATACGAATTTGGACAATAACGAGACTAGAATTATACCATCGACCATATATAATCCCGCTTATAATGTCAGTAGTGCCAGATCAGTTATCTTTCTCAACAACACAAACAGGTCGTCATGGATCATAGAACCGCAGATCAGTTGGAAAAAAGATTTAGGATCTTCAAAAATTGATCTTCTTTTGGGCAGTACTTTCCAAAGCCAACAGACCTCAAGAATTTCTCAGTCCGGTACAGGTTTTACCTCAAACAGCCTTATCTACAATCTGGCAGCGGCAAAGATTACCCGAGTGCTGCTCAGTGATGAAGCTCTCTATAAATATCAGGCTTTTTTTGGAAGGGTAAATTATAATTTTCAGCAGCGTTACATACTAAATCTTACTGCTAGACGTGATGGTTCTAGTCGTTTTGGTCCTGGAAATCAATTTGCAAATTTTGGAGCAGCCGGCCTAGCTTGGCTGTTCAGTAACGAGGCTTTCATGCGAGGGGCTTCCTGGCTTAGCTTTGGAAAACTTCGTACTAGTTATGGTACAACTGGAAATGATCAAATTGGAGATTATCAATTTTTAGACACCTATTCCAATACCGGCGTAATTTATAATGGAACCGCAGGTTTATCCCCTACCAGACTATTTAATCCAAATTTTGGATGGGAAATAAATAAAAAACTCGAAGCAGCGCTCGAAATTGGATTTTTACAAGACCGTATTTTTACTACGGCAGCATGGTATCAGAACAGATCTTCAAACCAGCTGGTAGGTTTCCCTCTGCCAGGCTCAACGGGTTTTACATCCTATCAGGCCAATCTGGATGCAACGGTGCAGAACACAGGTCTTGAATTTACGCTTCGCACAATTAATATTAGCGGAGGTTCTTTTACATGGACTACAAATCTAAATCTGACCTTTGCAAAAAATAAACTTGTGCGTTTTCCCGGACTGGAAAATTCCACTTACAATGAGCAGTACCGTATAGGCCAACCTCTTAATATTGAACTACTCTATAAGTTTAAAGGAGTTGATCCCCAAACCGGAATTTATTCCTTTGAAGATCTAAATAATGATGGACAGATTACTTTTCCGGAAGATCAGCAGACAATTGTTGACCTTAATCCTAAGTACTATGGAGGCTTGCAAAATCAGCTGGTATATAAGCGACTCAGCCTTGATTTTCTTTTCCAATTTGTCAAGCAGAAAAACAGAATATACCCGATGGGGCCAGCCGGCATGATGTCAAATCAACAACAGAGAATGACAGACAGCTGGACAAAAGCAGGAGACCAGACACCTTACCAGATCTATACTACTGGATACAACTATGATGCTCTTAACGGGGATTATTTATATTATGACAGCACCGCATCTTTCACTGATGCCTCCTTCATACGTTTAAAAAATATTTCCCTGTCGTACAATTTGCCCTTAGGACTTAACAGCACACAGTGTAAAGTTATGATACAGGGGCAAAATCTGATCACCTTCACAAAATATAAAGATGGTGATCCTGAATTTACCAGCTATGGTTTTCTTCCTCCTCTCAAAGTATTGACCGTCGGAATACAATTAACCTTTTAA
- a CDS encoding DoxX family protein, whose product MNSGTNIKSYIVQVICLLYMLLFVYAGVSKILDFENFQVQLGQSPLLSAFASWISWVVLAAEFITAILLLIPKYRKAGLAGSLALMTVFTAYIFIILHYSSFIPCSCGGILEKMSWNVHLAFNIFFVLLSILALTLNGSLRETGKTNFKYAPSFKLMAVIMVLSTGFVVLLFLSSEDAMHHRNPFLRRYPHHPAEYSASIDLKYNSYYFAGHDGNRIYLGNYDFPSYILSMDSNLRHHKSEKISFSPGKIPFKIITINVQPPYFYLYDGSVPAFFRGDLKNWKITKEFKGIPYFTRAVPIDGTTLAFRSNNSKKLANVLGIFSEDSIPKINYKRDLLQKQIDGIFDTDGALLYSDGMKKMIYLYYYRNEFIVADKTGSLSYRGHTIDTITHVRLKVSALKNGSKYKMSAPPLIVNSNAAVSGNLLFVHSLVQGRYENEKLWNKSFIIDLYDLKSKSYLLSFPVYHTGSSSLYSFIVTDSHLFAIIGNDLVAYKLNHAIRKEIKDSQ is encoded by the coding sequence ATGAATTCAGGCACTAATATTAAAAGTTATATCGTTCAGGTTATCTGCCTTTTATATATGCTGCTGTTTGTGTATGCGGGGGTGAGTAAAATACTCGACTTTGAAAATTTTCAAGTACAACTTGGACAGTCACCTTTATTAAGTGCTTTTGCTTCATGGATTTCTTGGGTAGTGCTTGCAGCAGAATTTATTACTGCGATATTGCTGTTAATTCCCAAGTATCGTAAAGCTGGTCTTGCTGGATCGCTTGCGCTGATGACAGTGTTTACAGCCTATATATTTATAATACTACACTATAGTTCATTTATACCGTGTTCGTGCGGTGGAATATTAGAGAAAATGAGTTGGAATGTTCACCTGGCATTCAATATTTTTTTTGTTCTTCTCTCCATTTTGGCTCTTACTTTAAACGGATCATTAAGAGAGACCGGAAAAACTAACTTTAAATATGCTCCTTCTTTTAAATTGATGGCGGTAATTATGGTTTTGAGTACAGGATTTGTTGTTCTTCTTTTTCTGTCTTCTGAAGATGCAATGCATCACCGTAATCCATTTTTAAGACGATATCCGCATCATCCTGCTGAATACTCTGCTTCAATAGATTTAAAATACAATTCTTATTATTTTGCAGGACATGATGGTAATCGAATATACTTGGGAAATTATGATTTTCCATCTTATATTTTATCCATGGATTCAAATCTGAGGCACCATAAATCAGAAAAGATATCTTTTTCCCCAGGTAAAATACCATTTAAAATAATTACTATAAATGTCCAGCCACCTTATTTTTATTTATACGATGGAAGTGTACCGGCTTTCTTCAGGGGTGATTTGAAAAACTGGAAAATCACAAAAGAATTTAAAGGCATTCCATATTTTACAAGGGCGGTGCCTATTGATGGAACAACCCTAGCGTTTAGATCCAATAATTCAAAGAAACTGGCTAATGTACTGGGTATTTTTAGCGAGGATTCGATCCCTAAAATCAACTACAAAAGAGATCTTCTACAGAAGCAGATTGATGGAATATTTGATACCGATGGAGCACTGTTATACAGCGATGGTATGAAAAAAATGATATACCTGTATTATTACCGCAATGAGTTTATTGTTGCCGATAAAACAGGTAGTCTTAGTTACAGAGGGCATACGATTGATACTATAACACATGTCAGATTAAAAGTTTCTGCACTTAAAAATGGTTCGAAATATAAAATGTCTGCACCGCCTCTAATAGTTAACTCAAATGCTGCAGTTTCTGGCAATCTGCTATTTGTTCATTCGCTGGTACAGGGGAGATATGAGAATGAAAAGCTGTGGAATAAGTCCTTTATTATTGACCTTTACGATTTAAAGAGCAAAAGCTACTTACTTAGTTTTCCGGTTTATCATACAGGCAGCAGTTCCCTTTATTCCTTTATCGTTACAGACAGCCATCTGTTTGCTATTATCGGGAATGATCTTGTGGCTTATAAATTAAATCATGCAATTAGAAAAGAAATAAAAGATAGTCAATAA
- a CDS encoding RagB/SusD family nutrient uptake outer membrane protein, with the protein MKTFYNIKLQGLLLVLITVASCDSFVEVELPKSQLTAAVVFEDYNTAEAALTDIYSSLRDKGILAGNGTGISNQLGNYTDEMISNDSPGNPSTPFYVNALLPTNSFVTGYWNSAYNQIYAANAIIEGSQASKNLTLAQKKQFQGEALFIRALVHFYLVNIFGDVPYITQTDFKINKLATRTSSAIVYQNIIADLNKAVEYLPADYLDQQRVRPNASTAKALLARTYLYIGAYPEASNTASAVLNQQELYSLENIDNVFLISSSETIWQLQSGEQGQNTAEASYFIFTSVPPPYVSLSEALVNSFASEDLRRVSWIKSIADGTFVYYHPYKYKENFPTAISKEYSVMFRLAEQFLIRAEARAHQGDLIGAKEDLNKIRSRAGLSETSAITQIEILDAILLERKFELFTENGHRFFDLKRNGKLNITLGGIKPGWDSTDNLFPIPQNELSANPNLRPQNPGY; encoded by the coding sequence ATGAAAACATTCTATAATATAAAACTGCAGGGATTATTGCTCGTATTAATTACTGTTGCCTCTTGCGATTCATTTGTCGAAGTGGAACTTCCAAAATCACAGCTTACTGCTGCTGTTGTTTTTGAAGATTATAATACAGCTGAAGCTGCCCTTACAGATATCTATTCCAGCCTGCGAGATAAGGGCATCTTGGCAGGTAACGGTACTGGGATTTCAAACCAGCTTGGCAACTATACCGATGAGATGATCAGCAATGACAGCCCCGGCAATCCCAGCACACCTTTTTATGTAAATGCACTTCTGCCTACCAACTCTTTTGTGACAGGATATTGGAATTCAGCTTACAATCAAATATATGCTGCTAATGCCATAATTGAAGGCTCTCAAGCAAGTAAAAACCTCACCCTCGCACAGAAAAAACAGTTTCAAGGGGAAGCTTTGTTTATAAGAGCATTGGTACACTTCTACTTAGTTAACATTTTTGGTGATGTTCCTTACATCACACAAACCGATTTTAAGATCAACAAATTGGCAACCAGAACTTCAAGTGCAATCGTATATCAAAATATCATTGCTGATCTTAATAAAGCCGTTGAATATCTCCCAGCCGATTACCTGGATCAGCAAAGAGTTCGTCCCAATGCCTCAACTGCGAAAGCTTTACTCGCAAGAACCTATCTCTATATTGGCGCATATCCAGAAGCTTCCAATACTGCATCTGCAGTTCTGAACCAGCAGGAGCTTTACTCCCTTGAAAATATTGACAATGTATTTTTGATCAGCTCCTCCGAAACGATCTGGCAGCTACAGTCCGGGGAGCAGGGGCAGAATACTGCTGAAGCATCTTATTTTATTTTTACATCTGTACCTCCCCCATATGTTTCACTAAGCGAAGCACTGGTAAATTCTTTCGCCTCAGAGGATCTTCGCAGAGTCAGCTGGATCAAATCTATCGCAGATGGAACATTCGTATATTATCATCCTTACAAATACAAAGAAAACTTCCCTACAGCTATTTCAAAAGAATACTCTGTCATGTTCCGTCTGGCAGAACAATTTCTAATTAGGGCAGAAGCAAGAGCCCATCAAGGGGATTTGATCGGAGCAAAAGAAGATTTAAATAAAATCCGAAGCCGTGCAGGGCTGTCTGAAACGTCGGCCATAACACAGATTGAAATACTTGACGCCATCCTCTTGGAAAGAAAGTTTGAACTATTTACAGAAAATGGACATCGATTCTTTGATCTAAAGAGAAACGGAAAACTTAATATAACGCTCGGTGGCATTAAACCGGGATGGGATTCTACAGACAACCTTTTTCCTATTCCACAGAACGAACTTAGCGCAAACCCAAATCTGAGACCTCAGAATCCTGGATATTAA
- a CDS encoding alpha/beta hydrolase family protein, which produces MTKAVFTNKCKPSCFSSVPILEFLFLFFILPLVTCPSWGQVVQKKDLTPADYKLWGEVHLDGISPDEKWASYKLTHENGNDTLFVQNIKTGSRHSFVDAEKTIFTRDKFFLYMISSDLNILNLESSNVETISGVEQYQYNEDTDVLLIHLGSGTEKGTLLIKSLKSGYLTKIKDVSYFAVNLKGGMLACSTITDNKSSVAIINLRNPQVIKWIFKNSVEQFTGLTWQKEGFAVAFLGNALEQKINALYYFTMSDSKLHQLIPAKQPDFPEGGTIVYDVFSPLVISDDLKKVFFSIKNDTGNSENLTKTTVEIWNANDKWIYPQNKYLGNFQNRPKLALWKPSSNNVKIITTNELPEVMLNGDMNYAVLSNPINYDPHSEKILSRDFYVLNLDTFEKKIFLKNQPFEPWALNPSPGGKYFAYVKNDNWWLYNFQTDIHTNISEKAGTNFVGKDQELVPESVYGSPGWSLEDKDILIYDQYDIWAATPDGTSCRRLTKGRELGIKYRIASRPNKFGNDYLFDGPVAGNFDLNQDLFMCGSGQDGQTGYFRWNKKSGENAISYGNYYADEIKYSKTKKMILFREQNFDRSPELFNSSTVADKKSFFKSNPQHKNYFWGRSELIEFQNSKSKKLKSVLFYPANYDPKIKYPMIVNIYERQSQELHVYNNPSFENGGGFNSTLMTAQGYFVLLPDIALEYQNPGLSAADCVVTSVKEIIKKDIVNPNKIGLMGHSFGGFESSFIITQTKLFAAAIASGGITDLFSFYNSIGRSGTPEKWRFHGEQWNMGKSPFEIPSLYEANSPIVNASKITTPVLLWTGKNDRQVDPHQSYEFYLALRQLEKKSIMLIYPDQGHVITDPISQKDITIRTLEWFNYYLKDNHSYPWITSGTK; this is translated from the coding sequence ATGACAAAAGCAGTATTCACCAACAAGTGCAAGCCTTCTTGCTTTTCTTCGGTGCCTATTTTAGAATTTTTATTTTTATTTTTTATTTTGCCATTAGTAACCTGTCCCTCATGGGGACAGGTGGTGCAAAAAAAGGACCTTACCCCTGCTGACTATAAGCTTTGGGGAGAGGTACACTTAGATGGGATTTCTCCAGATGAAAAATGGGCCAGCTACAAATTAACTCATGAGAATGGAAATGATACCCTATTCGTTCAGAATATAAAAACTGGAAGCAGACACAGTTTTGTTGATGCAGAAAAAACAATATTCACGCGGGACAAATTTTTCTTATACATGATCAGCAGTGATTTGAATATACTAAACCTTGAATCATCAAATGTTGAAACAATTTCAGGAGTCGAGCAGTACCAATATAATGAAGATACTGATGTATTGCTTATCCATTTGGGTTCTGGCACGGAAAAAGGAACACTTCTTATAAAATCTTTAAAATCCGGATACCTCACAAAAATTAAAGATGTATCGTATTTTGCTGTGAACCTTAAAGGAGGAATGCTTGCGTGCAGCACCATCACTGATAATAAATCTTCGGTAGCTATTATAAATCTTAGAAATCCTCAGGTCATAAAATGGATCTTTAAGAACAGCGTCGAGCAGTTTACTGGTTTAACCTGGCAGAAAGAAGGGTTTGCAGTCGCTTTTTTAGGAAATGCTTTAGAGCAGAAAATAAATGCGCTCTACTATTTCACCATGTCCGATAGCAAATTACACCAGCTGATCCCTGCAAAGCAGCCAGACTTTCCCGAAGGCGGTACCATTGTTTATGACGTCTTCAGCCCATTAGTGATCTCGGATGATCTGAAGAAAGTTTTTTTCTCAATTAAAAACGATACAGGCAATTCTGAGAACTTGACTAAAACTACTGTTGAAATTTGGAATGCTAATGACAAATGGATTTATCCGCAGAATAAATATTTAGGAAATTTTCAAAATAGACCCAAATTGGCTCTATGGAAACCATCATCAAATAATGTTAAAATCATCACGACAAATGAACTTCCAGAGGTTATGCTCAATGGAGATATGAATTATGCTGTTTTATCCAATCCTATTAATTATGATCCGCATTCTGAAAAGATTTTAAGTAGAGATTTTTACGTATTAAATCTGGATACATTCGAAAAAAAAATATTTCTGAAAAATCAGCCTTTTGAACCTTGGGCACTTAATCCTTCGCCGGGAGGGAAATATTTTGCTTACGTTAAAAATGATAACTGGTGGTTATACAATTTTCAAACAGATATCCATACCAATATTTCAGAAAAAGCCGGAACAAATTTTGTCGGCAAAGATCAGGAATTAGTACCCGAATCCGTCTATGGCAGTCCAGGATGGAGTCTTGAAGACAAAGACATTTTGATCTATGACCAATATGATATCTGGGCCGCAACACCAGACGGAACTTCCTGCAGAAGACTTACCAAAGGAAGAGAGTTGGGCATAAAGTACAGGATAGCTTCGAGGCCGAATAAGTTTGGAAATGATTATCTTTTTGATGGTCCTGTGGCCGGGAATTTTGATCTGAATCAAGATTTATTTATGTGTGGAAGCGGGCAAGATGGACAGACAGGTTATTTTAGATGGAACAAAAAATCTGGCGAAAATGCAATTTCTTATGGGAACTATTATGCAGATGAAATAAAATACAGTAAAACAAAAAAAATGATCCTTTTTAGAGAACAGAATTTCGACCGATCACCAGAGCTCTTCAACTCTTCAACTGTAGCAGATAAAAAAAGTTTTTTCAAAAGTAATCCACAGCATAAAAACTATTTCTGGGGAAGATCGGAACTCATCGAATTTCAAAACTCAAAGAGTAAAAAATTAAAAAGCGTTTTATTCTATCCCGCTAATTATGATCCTAAAATAAAGTATCCTATGATTGTAAATATATATGAAAGACAGTCCCAGGAACTTCATGTCTATAATAATCCAAGCTTCGAAAATGGCGGAGGTTTTAATAGTACTCTTATGACTGCTCAGGGATACTTTGTTTTACTTCCAGATATTGCTCTGGAATATCAAAATCCGGGACTCTCAGCTGCTGACTGTGTTGTTACATCAGTAAAAGAAATAATTAAAAAAGACATTGTTAATCCCAATAAAATCGGGCTGATGGGACATTCGTTCGGAGGATTTGAGAGTTCCTTTATTATAACACAGACCAAACTTTTTGCAGCGGCGATTGCCAGCGGCGGTATAACAGATCTTTTCAGTTTTTATAATAGTATTGGCCGATCGGGAACTCCTGAAAAATGGCGATTTCATGGAGAGCAGTGGAATATGGGGAAATCTCCTTTTGAAATCCCTTCATTGTATGAGGCTAATTCACCAATTGTAAATGCTTCGAAAATTACAACTCCTGTTCTGCTCTGGACAGGCAAAAACGACCGCCAAGTCGACCCGCATCAGAGTTATGAATTTTATCTTGCACTTCGACAGCTCGAAAAGAAAAGTATTATGCTGATATACCCCGACCAAGGCCATGTTATAACGGATCCTATCAGTCAGAAAGACATAACAATTCGGACACTTGAATGGTTCAATTATTATTTAAAAGACAATCATTCATATCCCTGGATTACTAGTGGAACGAAGTAA